From the genome of Winogradskyella forsetii, one region includes:
- a CDS encoding VF530 family protein, which yields MSTQANNPLHGVKLEQIITELQAHYGWEYMGYQINIRCFTHDPSVKSSLKFLRRTPWARTKVEAMYLEMLKKRS from the coding sequence TTGTCAACACAAGCCAATAATCCACTACACGGTGTAAAACTTGAACAGATTATAACAGAACTGCAAGCGCATTACGGCTGGGAGTATATGGGTTATCAAATTAATATTCGTTGTTTTACGCACGACCCTTCGGTAAAATCGAGTTTAAAATTTTTACGACGTACACCATGGGCAAGAACTAAGGTGGAAGCGATGTATTTGGAAATGTTGAAAAAACGATCCTAA
- a CDS encoding DUF6500 family protein → MSPVLKAKIMEVCHKKIEQKGTNVGISFYAFFKNKNDNPELLMEAATWWIKTQELDHFEKAVKIKELVKSL, encoded by the coding sequence ATGTCTCCAGTTTTAAAAGCGAAAATTATGGAAGTTTGCCATAAAAAAATTGAACAAAAAGGAACTAATGTTGGGATCTCTTTTTATGCGTTTTTCAAGAATAAGAATGACAATCCTGAATTGTTAATGGAAGCCGCAACTTGGTGGATAAAAACACAGGAGTTAGATCATTTTGAAAAAGCGGTAAAGATTAAGGAATTAGTAAAAAGTCTATAA
- a CDS encoding DEAD/DEAH box helicase, giving the protein MSFKSLGLSEPLLKAISKKGYETPSPIQAKAIPPVLEGKDVLASAQTGTGKTAGFTLPMLHLLSKGPEQRYRPIRALILTPTRELAAQVHANVKEYSEFLNIRSAVIFGGVNQKPQVNKLSQGIDVLVATPGRLIDLENQGLLSLNRVEIFVLDEADRMLDMGFLRDIERIMKLIPNKRQNLMFSATFSKDIKKLAYSILNHPVQVEATPENTAVEVIEQKVYRVAKGKKTGLIIKLISEGNWKQVLVFTRTKHGANKLCKKMISAGITAAAIHGNKSQGARTKALAGFKNGSVRVLVATDIAARGLDIPLLPHVINFELPNISEDYVHRIGRTGRAGAEGQALSLVSADETTYLQGIEKLIGESIEVEIVEGFEPDPDASTEPIKPGQNRSQGRGRNSNSRNSSKKSSGNSKNSNRSRSRNRNTNSR; this is encoded by the coding sequence ATGTCATTTAAATCATTGGGCTTATCTGAGCCATTACTTAAAGCAATCAGTAAAAAAGGATATGAAACACCATCTCCTATACAAGCCAAGGCTATTCCGCCTGTTTTAGAAGGAAAAGATGTGTTAGCTTCCGCACAAACCGGAACGGGAAAAACAGCGGGTTTTACGTTACCAATGCTTCATCTTTTATCGAAAGGACCAGAGCAAAGATACCGACCAATCAGAGCATTGATCTTAACGCCAACACGTGAGTTGGCCGCACAAGTGCATGCCAATGTCAAGGAATACAGCGAGTTTTTAAACATTAGAAGTGCCGTAATCTTTGGTGGCGTCAACCAGAAACCGCAAGTGAATAAATTAAGTCAAGGTATTGATGTTCTGGTAGCCACGCCAGGACGTTTAATTGATTTGGAAAATCAAGGGCTATTGTCATTAAACCGTGTTGAAATATTTGTTTTGGACGAAGCCGACCGTATGTTGGATATGGGCTTTTTGCGTGATATTGAGCGCATCATGAAATTGATACCGAACAAGAGACAAAACTTAATGTTCTCTGCTACATTTTCTAAGGATATAAAGAAGCTGGCCTATTCTATTCTTAATCATCCTGTACAAGTTGAAGCGACGCCCGAAAATACAGCGGTTGAGGTCATCGAACAAAAGGTTTACAGGGTTGCCAAAGGAAAAAAAACAGGCTTAATCATAAAGTTGATTTCTGAAGGAAACTGGAAACAAGTTCTAGTCTTTACAAGAACAAAACACGGCGCCAACAAGCTCTGTAAAAAGATGATTAGTGCTGGTATTACAGCTGCCGCTATTCATGGAAATAAAAGTCAAGGGGCGCGTACCAAAGCTTTAGCAGGCTTTAAAAATGGTTCTGTAAGAGTTTTGGTTGCTACGGATATTGCAGCTAGAGGCTTGGATATTCCATTGTTGCCTCATGTTATTAATTTTGAATTGCCAAACATCTCAGAGGATTACGTACATAGAATTGGTAGAACCGGTAGAGCAGGAGCTGAGGGCCAGGCCTTATCATTGGTGAGTGCAGACGAAACTACGTATTTACAAGGTATAGAAAAGTTGATTGGGGAATCGATTGAAGTAGAAATTGTTGAAGGTTTTGAACCTGATCCTGATGCGTCAACGGAACCAATTAAGCCAGGTCAGAATAGAAGCCAAGGCCGTGGTCGGAATTCTAATTCTAGAAACAGTTCTAAGAAGTCCTCTGGAAATAGTAAAAATTCAAATCGAAGCAGAAGTCGAAATCGAAATACCAATAGCCGTTAA
- a CDS encoding carbon-nitrogen hydrolase yields the protein MKRTYSIAVVQLNLNNTPEHNLVKCKEWVTKAAKQGAEVICLPELYSSHYFCQSENVENFAFAEPLYDTSFVAFSELAKELGVVIIVPFFEKRMSGIYHNSAYIIDTDGSEAGLYRKMHIPDDPHFYEKFYFTPGDLGFKTIPTKKGKIGTLICWDQWYPEAARLTALQGAEVLFYPTAIGWHPTEKATYGTNQYGAWMNVMKGHAVANGTYVAAANRIGLEKYLPDTNGIEFWGASFIAGPQGEILAQASHDKEEILIAEVNLDLQEDVRQNWPFFRDRRIDFYGDITKRAIDR from the coding sequence ATGAAGCGAACGTATTCTATAGCCGTTGTACAACTAAACCTAAATAATACTCCTGAGCATAATTTAGTAAAATGCAAAGAATGGGTAACCAAAGCCGCCAAGCAAGGTGCGGAGGTGATTTGCTTACCCGAATTATACAGTAGCCATTATTTTTGCCAGAGCGAAAACGTTGAAAATTTTGCATTTGCGGAGCCTCTTTATGACACTTCTTTTGTAGCCTTTAGTGAACTGGCCAAAGAATTAGGCGTGGTTATCATCGTACCTTTCTTTGAAAAAAGAATGTCTGGTATTTATCACAATAGTGCTTATATCATAGATACGGACGGATCGGAAGCCGGACTTTATAGAAAGATGCATATTCCTGACGATCCGCATTTCTATGAAAAATTTTACTTTACACCAGGCGATTTAGGCTTTAAAACCATACCAACTAAAAAAGGTAAAATCGGGACGTTAATATGCTGGGATCAGTGGTATCCTGAAGCAGCAAGACTTACAGCTTTACAAGGAGCCGAAGTGTTATTTTATCCCACAGCAATTGGTTGGCATCCCACTGAAAAAGCCACCTATGGCACTAACCAGTATGGTGCATGGATGAATGTCATGAAGGGTCACGCCGTGGCCAACGGAACTTATGTTGCAGCTGCCAATAGAATTGGATTGGAAAAATACTTACCAGACACAAATGGTATAGAGTTTTGGGGAGCGTCTTTTATTGCTGGTCCGCAAGGCGAAATATTGGCCCAAGCCTCTCACGATAAAGAAGAAATACTTATAGCTGAAGTGAACTTAGATCTTCAAGAAGATGTACGACAAAATTGGCCGTTTTTTAGGGATAGACGAATCGATTTTTATGGTGACATTACCAAAAGAGCAATAGACCGTTAG
- a CDS encoding agmatine deiminase family protein has product MSATRRFPAEWEKQKGILLCFPHNGNDWPGKYQAIQWAFVEYIKKIAQFEIVFLLVANKALEAKVLDMLERAQVDIHNVTFIVQKTNRSWMRDSGPIIVESSPNTIEAINFNFNGWAKYPNYRLDQHVPSVMAKHLDIPLTQATYKGKPIILEGGAIDVNGRGTLLTSEECLLHPSIQIRNLGFTKMDYEAIFKEYLGVTNTIWLGDGIKGDDTHGHIDDLCRFVNADTIVTVVEYDKNDENYKPLQDNLNRLKSAKLEHGKSPKIVELPMPQKLEFEGVRIPASYANFLIINGAVLVPTFNDPNDRIALNRLASCFPDREIIGISSIDLIWGFGTLHCLSQQIY; this is encoded by the coding sequence ATGAGTGCAACCCGAAGATTTCCTGCTGAATGGGAAAAACAAAAAGGAATTTTACTGTGTTTTCCCCATAATGGTAATGATTGGCCCGGAAAGTACCAAGCCATACAATGGGCTTTTGTAGAGTATATAAAAAAAATAGCCCAATTTGAAATCGTATTTCTATTAGTTGCCAATAAAGCGTTGGAGGCCAAAGTTTTGGATATGCTAGAACGTGCGCAGGTAGATATTCATAACGTCACCTTTATAGTACAAAAGACCAACCGTAGTTGGATGCGCGATTCAGGACCAATTATTGTAGAATCGTCTCCAAATACCATTGAGGCAATTAATTTCAACTTTAACGGTTGGGCAAAGTATCCTAATTATCGTTTAGACCAACATGTACCTTCTGTGATGGCGAAACATCTTGATATACCTTTAACTCAAGCAACCTATAAAGGTAAACCTATAATATTAGAAGGTGGCGCAATAGATGTTAACGGAAGAGGAACGCTGTTAACTTCGGAAGAATGTCTTTTACATCCGAGTATCCAAATTAGAAACCTTGGTTTTACTAAAATGGATTACGAAGCCATTTTTAAAGAATATCTCGGTGTCACCAATACCATTTGGTTAGGAGATGGCATTAAAGGAGATGACACTCACGGACATATAGACGATTTGTGCAGATTTGTCAATGCAGACACGATTGTTACGGTTGTAGAATATGATAAAAACGATGAGAACTACAAACCACTTCAAGATAATCTCAATCGTTTAAAATCTGCAAAATTAGAGCATGGTAAATCACCAAAAATAGTAGAATTACCAATGCCTCAAAAGTTGGAATTTGAAGGGGTTAGAATTCCGGCTAGTTATGCGAATTTCTTAATTATAAACGGCGCCGTTTTGGTACCCACCTTCAATGATCCAAACGATAGAATCGCCTTAAATCGATTAGCCTCCTGTTTTCCAGATAGAGAAATTATCGGTATTAGTAGTATTGATCTCATTTGGGGATTTGGCACACTACATTGTTTAAGTCAGCAAATCTATTAG
- a CDS encoding tryptophan-rich sensory protein: MKKTLQIANAIAFIIVIIVNYVSVTGALNNTTIGEISDSYNSLFTPAGYAFSIWGIIYLLLFGFVVYQGRSLFVSVANDDFVLKTGWWFVLSCIFNSLWVFAWVYDFTGLSCVLIFLLLMALLKIVINNRMELDDEPFPTILFLWWPFVIYSGWVTVASIVNISSYLVKLGWDGFGLSETTWTIVMIVVALIINQYVLWKRNMREFASVGAWALIGIGMANKGSNDQILYDAFAAAAILLICCGIHGYQNRATNPFKKLKQALNASKD; this comes from the coding sequence TTGAAAAAAACACTACAAATAGCCAATGCAATCGCTTTTATCATCGTTATAATCGTAAACTACGTCTCCGTCACAGGTGCTTTAAACAACACCACTATTGGCGAAATATCAGACAGTTACAATTCGTTATTTACGCCTGCTGGTTATGCCTTTTCAATTTGGGGCATTATTTACTTGTTATTGTTTGGCTTTGTCGTTTACCAAGGCAGAAGCCTTTTTGTAAGTGTGGCAAATGATGATTTTGTTCTAAAAACAGGGTGGTGGTTCGTGCTGTCTTGTATATTTAATTCACTTTGGGTGTTTGCTTGGGTTTATGATTTCACAGGATTATCTTGTGTGTTAATCTTTTTGCTTTTGATGGCATTGCTAAAAATTGTAATCAATAATCGTATGGAATTAGACGATGAACCATTTCCAACTATATTATTCCTTTGGTGGCCATTTGTGATTTATTCCGGTTGGGTAACTGTGGCAAGTATTGTAAATATTTCGAGTTATTTGGTTAAACTGGGTTGGGATGGTTTTGGATTGTCAGAAACTACTTGGACAATTGTTATGATTGTGGTGGCCTTAATAATTAACCAATATGTGCTTTGGAAGCGTAATATGCGGGAGTTTGCTTCGGTAGGTGCTTGGGCATTAATCGGAATTGGTATGGCCAACAAAGGGTCTAATGACCAGATTTTATATGATGCCTTTGCTGCAGCAGCAATTCTGCTCATTTGTTGTGGCATACATGGCTATCAAAATAGGGCTACCAACCCATTTAAAAAACTAAAACAGGCTTTAAACGCTTCAAAAGATTAA
- a CDS encoding GIY-YIG nuclease family protein, with protein MKIKLNNQIIEFDKIELNIQERNIDNIFKNNKKTLRYKLDKAINNPKNCYHRIAVKQKEKYAEYLNMNFGEFLLKLKENGNDDYILYLNKYGDKKYCFFKIEKHLSEKGIYCFIVDDEILYVGRSKKTFKERINEYGKITAYNCLKDGQATNCNIISKINDYNQVFIGFYLMSKASNEQIIELEKLIIRNQLENTELWNIQRN; from the coding sequence ATGAAAATCAAATTAAACAATCAAATCATTGAATTCGATAAAATAGAATTGAATATTCAAGAGCGCAATATTGATAACATTTTTAAAAACAACAAAAAAACTTTACGATACAAATTAGATAAAGCGATAAATAATCCTAAAAATTGCTATCATCGAATCGCTGTTAAACAAAAGGAAAAATATGCCGAATATTTAAATATGAATTTTGGAGAATTTCTTTTAAAACTAAAAGAAAATGGAAATGATGATTATATCCTCTATCTTAATAAATATGGAGATAAGAAATATTGTTTCTTCAAAATCGAAAAACATTTATCCGAAAAAGGAATCTATTGCTTTATCGTCGATGATGAAATTCTATATGTTGGCAGAAGTAAAAAAACCTTCAAAGAAAGAATTAATGAATATGGTAAAATTACGGCATACAATTGTTTAAAAGACGGTCAGGCAACGAATTGCAATATTATTTCAAAAATAAATGACTATAATCAAGTCTTTATTGGTTTTTATTTAATGAGCAAAGCTTCTAACGAACAAATTATTGAATTAGAGAAGTTGATAATTAGAAATCAATTGGAAAATACAGAATTGTGGAATATTCAGAGAAATTAA